Proteins co-encoded in one Nonlabens agnitus genomic window:
- a CDS encoding DUF2911 domain-containing protein — MNRILLLLLCCAMSVTLNAQIESPQPSPSAMVVQTVGLTDVTLEYSRPAMRDRAIFGSLVPYDQLWRTGANENTVVTFSDDVTVGGAKLAAGSYALYSKPGKDQWEIIFYANTDNWGTPQDWDENLVAASVMATPVKTANKQENFTIEINNLTMNGADLEIKWDQTMVSVPMVVPTDEKTLQSINRIMSGPSAGDYYSAATFYMESGKDMNQAYEWINKAVEKNPNAYWMWRSKSLMEAQMGNKDKAIASAKKSLELAAAAPNPDYVRLNKISLEEWGVKM, encoded by the coding sequence ATGAACCGAATTCTTTTACTTCTTCTATGTTGCGCAATGAGTGTGACCTTGAATGCACAAATAGAATCACCACAGCCCAGCCCTAGTGCCATGGTTGTTCAAACCGTAGGTTTGACAGATGTGACCCTGGAATACTCTAGACCAGCCATGAGAGATCGCGCGATCTTTGGTAGTTTGGTGCCTTACGATCAATTGTGGAGAACAGGTGCTAATGAGAATACCGTCGTAACCTTCTCTGACGATGTCACCGTTGGTGGCGCTAAACTAGCGGCAGGAAGCTATGCATTGTATAGCAAGCCAGGAAAGGACCAATGGGAAATTATTTTCTATGCCAATACAGACAATTGGGGTACACCTCAAGATTGGGATGAGAACCTTGTGGCTGCTAGTGTTATGGCAACTCCAGTAAAAACGGCTAATAAGCAGGAAAACTTCACCATTGAAATCAACAACTTGACCATGAATGGTGCAGATCTTGAGATCAAATGGGATCAAACCATGGTAAGCGTTCCTATGGTCGTTCCTACTGATGAGAAGACCTTGCAAAGCATCAACCGTATTATGTCTGGTCCATCTGCTGGTGACTATTACAGTGCAGCAACTTTTTATATGGAGAGCGGTAAGGACATGAATCAGGCTTATGAGTGGATCAACAAGGCCGTTGAGAAAAACCCAAATGCTTACTGGATGTGGAGAAGCAAGTCCCTAATGGAAGCTCAAATGGGTAATAAGGACAAGGCTATTGCAAGTGCCAAGAAATCGTTAGAGCTAGCTGCTGCCGCACCTAATCCAGATTATGTAAGATTGAACAAGATCTCTCTGGAAGAATGGGGTGTGAAGATGTAA
- a CDS encoding OsmC family protein, whose product MKFSRKAEAQWQGTGKEGKGHISTDSKVMVDVPYSFGTRFEGEQKGTNPEELLGAAHAGCYTMQLSFLLNEEGFTATKLHTNAKVHFEDGEITTVDLDLTGEVPEISADKFEEIANKAKEVCPVSKLFKAKVNLTSKLK is encoded by the coding sequence ATGAAATTTTCAAGAAAAGCAGAAGCACAGTGGCAAGGAACTGGTAAAGAAGGTAAAGGCCACATATCGACAGATAGTAAAGTAATGGTGGATGTGCCATACTCGTTTGGGACAAGATTTGAAGGCGAGCAAAAAGGTACCAACCCAGAAGAATTATTGGGAGCAGCACATGCAGGTTGTTATACCATGCAGTTAAGTTTTTTACTTAATGAAGAAGGTTTTACCGCGACCAAACTACACACTAACGCAAAAGTACATTTCGAAGATGGCGAAATCACGACTGTAGATCTCGATCTTACCGGTGAGGTTCCAGAAATAAGCGCTGATAAATTTGAAGAAATTGCCAACAAGGCAAAAGAAGTTTGTCCAGTGTCCAAGCTATTCAAAGCAAAAGTAAACTTGACTTCAAAGTTGAAATAA
- a CDS encoding sodium:solute symporter translates to MGIADWFSGNLGELSMVDWFILASTLAFIVLYGVYKTRGKQTSEQYIKGGDARWWTVGLSVMATQASAITFLSTPGQAYTDGMEFVQFYFGLPIAVIIICVTFIPIYHKLKVYTAYEFLEKRFDVKTRSLASILFLIQRGLAAGITIYAPAIILSAVLNWELKYLNIVIGILVIIYTVSGGTKAVNVTQKQQMIVIMAGMVTAFVLIVTQLPDSVSFDNALTMAGNADKMKILDFDFSLDDRYNVWTALFGASFLMLSYFGTDQSQVQRYLSGKSVKQMRIGLLFNGLLKVPMQFFILMVGVMVFVFYQFNSTPLNFNPAAEKAVLESEYASDYKELQQAHTSILQEKQEKQIVYGKLLENGTSAESNLLSNELKDLRNTEELNREKARELITKADPSAETNDKDFVFINFILNHLPKGLIGLLLAVIISAAMSSTASELNALSSTTTIDIYKRFKGAGKDDDHFVTASKWFTLLWGIIAITFASIVSLFDNLIQLVNIIGSLFYGTILGIFLVAFYFKQIKGRAIFIAALISEAVVVACYLVDLADNGIKILPFLWLNPLGALLTIALALIIQTGWSDSSLKPQPILEDK, encoded by the coding sequence ATGGGAATAGCTGATTGGTTTTCAGGAAACCTGGGTGAACTGTCTATGGTGGACTGGTTCATACTTGCCTCTACCCTAGCATTTATCGTGCTTTATGGCGTTTATAAAACTCGTGGGAAACAGACCAGCGAGCAATACATCAAAGGTGGCGACGCGCGCTGGTGGACGGTAGGCTTATCTGTCATGGCTACACAAGCAAGCGCTATCACCTTTTTGAGTACTCCAGGACAAGCATATACTGATGGGATGGAGTTTGTCCAGTTTTACTTTGGACTGCCCATTGCCGTCATCATTATTTGCGTCACGTTCATTCCCATTTATCATAAGCTTAAGGTGTACACGGCTTATGAGTTTTTGGAAAAGCGGTTTGATGTCAAAACCAGATCACTGGCCTCTATCCTATTCTTGATCCAGCGTGGACTCGCAGCAGGAATCACCATCTATGCGCCAGCTATCATCTTAAGTGCGGTATTGAACTGGGAACTGAAATACCTCAACATTGTGATAGGCATTTTGGTGATCATCTACACGGTTTCTGGTGGTACCAAAGCCGTCAACGTTACCCAAAAACAACAAATGATTGTCATCATGGCTGGAATGGTAACGGCATTTGTGCTTATTGTGACTCAACTTCCAGACAGCGTTTCTTTTGATAATGCGTTGACGATGGCCGGCAACGCGGACAAAATGAAAATACTTGATTTTGATTTTTCGCTTGACGATCGGTATAATGTATGGACGGCATTATTTGGCGCGAGTTTTTTGATGCTTAGTTATTTTGGAACTGATCAGTCACAAGTGCAGCGTTATTTATCCGGAAAGTCGGTGAAGCAAATGCGTATAGGTTTGCTATTTAATGGTTTGCTTAAAGTCCCAATGCAATTCTTTATCCTGATGGTAGGTGTGATGGTTTTTGTGTTTTACCAATTCAATTCTACACCACTTAATTTCAATCCAGCCGCCGAAAAAGCCGTTCTAGAAAGTGAATATGCCAGCGATTACAAAGAATTGCAACAGGCGCACACCAGTATTCTTCAAGAAAAGCAAGAGAAACAGATCGTTTATGGAAAACTCTTGGAAAATGGCACATCTGCAGAGTCTAACCTTTTAAGCAACGAATTAAAAGACCTTAGAAACACCGAAGAACTCAACAGGGAGAAAGCCCGCGAACTTATTACCAAAGCAGACCCTAGCGCAGAAACCAACGATAAGGATTTTGTCTTCATCAATTTCATTCTCAACCATTTGCCCAAAGGGCTGATCGGTCTCTTGCTGGCAGTCATTATCAGTGCGGCGATGTCTTCTACAGCATCAGAATTAAACGCGTTATCATCCACCACGACCATTGATATTTACAAGCGTTTTAAAGGCGCCGGCAAGGATGACGATCACTTTGTAACGGCAAGTAAGTGGTTCACCTTGTTATGGGGAATTATCGCGATCACCTTTGCTAGTATAGTATCGCTGTTTGATAATTTGATTCAATTGGTAAACATCATTGGATCCCTATTTTACGGAACCATTCTTGGAATTTTCCTCGTAGCCTTTTATTTCAAACAAATCAAGGGAAGAGCGATATTCATCGCTGCATTAATTTCAGAAGCTGTGGTCGTAGCGTGCTACCTTGTCGACCTAGCAGATAACGGCATTAAGATCCTACCATTCTTATGGCTGAATCCTTTAGGAGCCTTGCTTACTATAGCACTGGCATTGATCATCCAAACCGGCTGGAGTGATAGTTCCCTTAAACCACAACCTATTCTGGAAGACAAGTAG
- a CDS encoding sulfite exporter TauE/SafE family protein, with the protein MTLEIILLLLLLGLIAGFLSGSVGVGGGVVMVPLAIWFLGYDQYQAQGMSLAVLAVPVTFIAAYTYHSSGHYLDWRYALIIAVAFVVGGYFGSKIAINLNQQVLKKIFGFVLLLVAIKMIFFSSAKA; encoded by the coding sequence ATGACATTAGAGATAATATTACTGCTATTGCTTTTAGGCTTGATAGCTGGGTTTTTGAGCGGTAGTGTAGGAGTAGGCGGTGGCGTTGTAATGGTACCGCTGGCGATCTGGTTTTTGGGATATGATCAGTACCAGGCTCAAGGTATGAGCTTAGCAGTACTCGCTGTTCCAGTTACCTTTATTGCGGCTTATACTTATCACAGCAGCGGTCATTATCTGGACTGGCGCTATGCATTGATCATAGCCGTTGCCTTTGTGGTAGGCGGTTATTTTGGATCAAAAATTGCAATTAATCTCAATCAGCAGGTGCTTAAAAAGATCTTCGGATTTGTACTCCTGTTAGTAGCCATAAAAATGATTTTCTTTTCAAGCGCCAAAGCTTGA